A window of Garra rufa chromosome 6, GarRuf1.0, whole genome shotgun sequence genomic DNA:
ACACAAATAACCTTTTTGTGAAACAagttgttaaaggttctttatggaagcatttagacaaaaggttcttctatggcattgcgaagcactttaatttttaagagtgtatggtctCTCTACAGTATTATTTCTGGCTGATAATACCTTCTGCACACTGGCACAGGTCTCCTTTACACAGTCTGTATAGAGCGCCATCTTCCCTCTCAGGATGGTAGAACTTTGTACAGCgtctatctaaaaaaaaaaaaaaaaaaaatgcagagatGTCAACGGATTAAAATCAGGGGGAAAAGATGAAGTGTTATCTGTAAAACAACATCAGCATTTAGCAGTggaattgcatttttttaaacatgcattCTTCTACTAAAATAATTGGAACTCACGATTCCTCTGCCCAATTACCCGCAGCAGCGGCTGCTGTGCTTGAATTGAGCCGATGGTACAAAAATCACTTAGTACATGTAATGCATGTACATGACTAAATGTGTTCATAAACTTTAATAATTTCACTAAAATGAACATGCTCATTTGAGAGCTCAAATAGCTGACCTGGTGAGTAATATTCATATATTGTGACTGCAGCAGGTTGGAGCAGACCCACATTAAGCTTCTTGTTCATTGTGAAGGCAATCTTTTCTGTCACTTTATGAGAAACCTATTGAGATAGAAatcaatataattttattatatgatgTTAAAAATCATATTGCACAGTAAAAACTGCCCACATTAACATTTGTTGCAAGCAAcgaataaaaattttaatattaaatttaaaaccatttttgaaAGGGAAATACttctttattatatttatatgcaATGGTAGAAACGGCAAGGCTTTACAGAATAGAGCACTTTGGAACAGATTTAAGCCAATCAGAATTAAGAATTCAACAATCCTGTGATAGTCAgcaaaatttgttttaaaaagagATTTTAAATAAACAGCACCACCACAGTTTCCTGAAATACCTTATCTAAGTAGAGGATGAGGGATCCTCTTTCTGACAGCACTTTATTCTTTTCATATTTCTGAATGTATCTCTCCTTCCCTGTTGACAACTGAGGAAAAGAACATCAGAAAAAACTCAATACATGACATGAGCCAAATAATTTATGTCCTGTCTGCAGATGTGTGAAGCATCAGTTTATCATCACAATACCACTTTAAGGTCATTTTCTTCAACATCAAATCCAGTCGGTAAACCAATGTCCAGAATAGTCATGGTGGCATCCGTTTTGTCATTTTTGTAGCTGTGCAGAAGGAGATCGAGAGCAGATTTTATGAAAAGGTTTTAGTTTTGCTCCACTCAGTCTGCAATTAAAGCTGTTTTCACACTAGAGCTTTTGGTGTAAACCTGAGTCCATTTGAGCCCagaattattatattttagtaaTGCAGAGCTGCTCATATCTAAATAAACTGTCTTTGTACATCAAGTTGCATTCTTGTGGAGTCTCTAATCACAATGGTAAGCAGCTTTCACTAGTATTCACTTCATGATGCAAACATACCACCAATGTGAAAAATGAGGTGGGATCTAACTCAAAAAACACCGAAACCAAGTGTGAAAGCAGCCTAAATAAGCATATcctggttatttttttttaaatggtttgacatttaaatacatttatgtcaAATGTGTTTACATACAAGAACTCCATAGTGAAGTTGTAGCTTTCAATGGCTCCTTGTTTTGCTTAAGAGAAACCAAAGTATTTTGTTAGGTTTTCCCTTGTCAAAGGGAATATAAAAGGAAAtggttataataattaaaattcaaCCAAGATAGTAAACACAAAGTTGCCCCCATTCACACAATCCTGGTAAATTACTGTAAAATGACCAGAATGGCTGTACTGGTAAATCCACAAAAGTGCTGATCAAACAAGCAAAGTGCTCTGTCTTTTTGCCAGTAAGACACCACTGAGTACCAAAATACAATGTGATGTCAATCTCGAGGTTTCACTATTTGTCCAATCTGATAACGTTTTAAACTACTGATTGACAGGCACAAAGACATGTTTTCATGCAAATTGCAATATGACTGCAATAGACTGCAGAGCCACAACATTTTTGAAAATGCCTTTTCACGCATGATCTCTTAACAGTCATTTGCCAGTAAAGTATTAGTGAAAGGGGCTATCAATTGCCTTTACCTGAGCTTAACAATATGGTTTAGAGCTACGATAACCTGGGGTTAAGCACAGTATGGAAAATGCCACAGAAAGGGCATGAACCTATTCTTACTTTCAGGGTCATTCTCCATTTTGACAGTCAGATCAAAAAATGCACAGTCAGACTTCTTCTCAGCAGGTCTGGCGTAGTATACCGTCATAACCTGAAAATGGCAGCACGTCTCAGGTGAGATGTTTAAACACTTTAATCTTGCTGCTGACTGTAAACTGTATAAACGCTCATAAACACTCACTGAGAGAGTGGCTGTTCCAGTTCCTCTAGCAGTTACAGTGAACTCTTTGTTTATGTCCATCTGTTGAGTGAACACATATGTACTTGTGTCATCAGAACAATCAAATCCATAATGTAACAGAAGAATTTTGACCAAACTCAGCACTGGCAAATAACATTAATGTAGAACATTTCAAACTATTAATGGCACACAACAAAGCTCCCATAAtacaacaaaaatatttcaattggAACATTGAGCTTTAACCACAATTTTGATTCTCACCCTGTCTGACCGTGTAAGATGCCTATTATCTCTTTTGAAAGTCCATCTCTCAGGTCTGCGTCTCCCTGGTACGGACAGCTCCACATCCAGATTGAAGTTTAGTTGGTCCTTCACCTGTGTGCGATACTCTGCCACGGCCTGGAACACAATGATGGTCGCCTAGAAAGACAGAAAAGCATTCACAGACAGGTCTTTGGACTGCTTTGGAAGCTTTTTGAAACGGAATAAATGCAACCAATGCTTCTATTAAATGAGTCGTTATAGCAGCTGAGCTCAAGCTAATGTCAAATACTGGTGCCACCATCTATAAAACTACTCAAATGATGAGGTGTTAGTGTACCTGTGTGGTGCCATAACCACCATAGTAAGACCGTTGTCTGTTCAGCCAGTGCACTGCCTCTCCTGCTTTATCGAAGTCTTTGGCCTTCACAAGCGCCAGCACAGCATACGCCGTCGCTTCTAGTGAGTGATAATGCTCTCGAGGGACAGTCCAGGACCGACCGGCTGTTTCAAACACAAAACATCAATAGAAACAGGTGTGTAGATGTCCCTCCCCACAACGCCAACGATTAAAAATGTCCAtaggcaggatttatttgaatgattaaTGATTAATGTAGCAGctgttcattgtagttcttgcaaagggattttttaaaaagaaactaaATATATCCCTTAGGAGCGGACTTGGAGATTTGAGGTGTTTATgagatgtttttatgcccaaacatccgcaccacacactggctaaaattcaaaaagtgaaaaagcataattagGACCCATTTAAGGGCATGAAAATGTCACCACAATAACAGACCAGTGTGTAAAAGTCTtggacgtgtttttttttttaaataatctatgccatgaattttacataattaacatacttttgaaaatcaagcatttatttaatcctgATAAGCACTTTTTGTCACAGTGGTAAACTCTATGGCTTTCTTCTTGCATGAGGGGGTTTGGCGTTAGGGCATATTAGTTAGAGAATCATCTCCTGGAAATACAGTAACAAGTTGTCGACTTTGATGCATATGGCACACAAAATTGGAAACACTTCAGAAATGTCAGACATTCAGCCAATGGTCTTTGGGCTAGACCAGTTTACACCTTTCCTTTTTGAAGTTGCGAATGAAGTTCATGTTCAaggtaacaaaccatacaccctAAGCTGATCAATTTATTTATCTGCATTTGAACTAGTCATAGAGATATTTAGAAGGTTGCTGAGGATTTTTAGTTCAGGTACAATCTAAGATCTCTGACCCACTGGCTATAACAATGAGAAAAACATGCATGtgaacttagattttttttttcttctaaatacTGTATCTGTAAACATATTTGTATACTttagtacaataaaataaatacatacatacatacatacatacatacagctCCTTTACATTTTCAACTATTAGCCCCTGAACCCCTGCCACGCTATATGAAGAATGTTTGATGTTCGCGTGACTGACCTTCTCCTTTGGTGGAATGTCTCATCAAGATGTCTTTATTGAGTTTGTTCTCATTGGCCATGGCGTAGGACGTCATCGCAACAGCGTAAGGATTGGTCAGTTTTGGAAGTCGACCTTCTAAGAAGGAAACAGCCTTCCTGATACTTTCATGGAGACTCTATAAAAGTGTGTGTAAGATGTTAAGAGGAAGAATGGAAAAAAGCAACTATTAATTGACGTTGTAAGTGGTGTACCTACATTAACTACATTAACACAGATCTCTCTGCCTTCTTGCATTGCAATCAGGACAAAAGCTGTCAGAGAGGCATCGGCATCTTCGCCCCGTACGCCACCCTGGAATAAAGCACACATAATCAGAATATAACAAAAAACTAACACAAAAAATGCATGTGTGttcataataaatcagcaaatgtAGACCTTTTTATTAAGGTTATTAAAGAATGGAGAACTTTAAAATATTGTAAGATTGCAACAGTAATGTACTAATGTATCTTCAATTCATAATGAAAGAGTATATATAGCTGTAGTCATTACAGAAATGAAGTCAAAGTtttatgataaataataaataatatttattgttattataattggGGTTGGGTGCAACAATATTTTCtccattaaacttttttttttttattgtcaaaatatcaaATTCGATTTTTAGGTCACTGCAATTTCTCCTCCACAGATGAGTTTAATGCAATCGGACACAGCCACATTCAACCTACCACCATCTCGCTTTGGCGTACAGGTTTATCCTCTTTAAACGAGCCATCTGGCAGTTGCTTGTTCAAAACCAGCCATTTGAGAGCGCTGCAGACCACATTATCATCCATAGTAATTAAGCTATTGGCCATTGCAAAGACTTTGGCCACATATGCTGTCAACCTTTAATAGACAGAAACAACTTCAAATTATCAACAAGTAATAATTTGTTAGTACTAAtcagaaaaaaagttaaataataacatatgACAGGAAAATGTGGGGAtaagaatacatttaaaaaatgctttgaaaaaataaataaatactttaccATGTGCTGCTCTGTGTTTCTTTCCAGATACCGTAAGACCCATCTTCTTTCCGGAAATTCAGCTGACCTTCATAACCTTAATAAAGGAAAAAAGGTTCGGTTTAAACAAGGTTCGGGGGAGCATCTTTCacagtttctttttatttcatttcagattCTCTATATCTTTTGTATTCTGCTGACCTGTGCTAATGTTGTTAACAGCTTCAATGCGGCGCTCCATGCCAACAGCCTCCCACTGATTGGTGCTGTCCAGATAATGAGTGGCAATAAGAGGTAGTGTCATGTAGATCATGTTCTGCTCTCCACATCCATGGGGTTGGATAATAAGGCGACCCATGAAGCTTCCATTGATGGCCTGCTCGACTGTCTGACTGATCTCCTCACCTGGATGAATAAAAGAGGAATGCAGGTGGGGAATGTTAAAATTAACCATCCTTTATGCAACACTGTTAACAACACTGTTATGCCTGTGTCTCAAAATACTTTCGGTGGTAACCACGCTGCATTGCCACATTCACTTTACCAATTAGTGACTGGTCTTTTAACAGACTGCGGTGCATATCCCAAAAGCATGGTTAGCCAACAACAGTCGCAAGTTCCATCGTTACCAACATAGATTCATTGTTTTCCGAAACCATAGTttaaacgaacattcgcaaacagcgtcgcaAACGTgcgtggttggaactacagcacCCAACCTGTGGtaagaagcattgtttcttgttagcaagacaaaTGGGCTCAAACTATTATGATCTTGGGAACAACAACCAACctaacatgcagtataatctATATCGTCCATTCAAttgtaataaaaatgcattttaatctatatgtatttttgtgcatcctttAAAGTGCCGTTTTTGATAAGTGTGCATGTGCATAAATGCCTAGCTAAACccgggagtatgacgtaagagggaacccacgatgaatcaaacatcaaataaagcaaaATGACAGGGAccaaaaaaatagtaaattagccATCAGGTGCCATTGTCACAAGGATGGTcagagacgagcggatccatatgcagcatttaatagtaaaggcaaacaaacacaaaggggcaggcagaaatcgtagtcaaacacaggcagaatggtcggggcaggcagcgagaatcaaacacgggagggagaccaggaatcaaaacacgggaaaacaaactcgggaagaaccgctcagaaatgcagccggggcaatacaagacctCACGAggaagctgagtgtgagagtggcttataagcatgtgtgtgaatgaggaacagatgtgtgcagcaatcagtgcagtgggtaacgaggagcaggtgtgagcagtgattggtgcagtggcttgtgggggctgaagtccatgatgtgtagtgcaagagtttgtgatgacaggatgACGGAGACTCAAATCGTGACAgacatgttcaatatagctgcatttttgagatacctaatcagttaaataggcGAAGTTATTACTCGttgacgtcattaacaacggcccaACATTGCTGAATTAATGTGATACAAACGACAGAGATGCGACTGTGTTCGGAAAACAGTCGTGACTCGTTAGTTCGTTTTCACAACAATGCATGATATGGAGGTTAATCAGCAAGTTAcgtcgttgtacgggaaacgcacccctggacTGTTATTTTGAAGGCGGGACTTATTTCACACTATTGCATGTGTTTGTTCGACTCTTTATtttaagttgttgttgttgttgttgttgttatgtaTTTAAGTTAACTTAAATAGATAAATGCAATTTTGGAAAttgtttgcaatgcagtttgtgtgcAAGTCTAAAACAGAGATtggccaagaaaaaaaaaaacaaaaaactaaaaaaaaaccttcattgcCAGTTGACTGGTGTTACACTACTTCTACTAAAGATAAAAGATTTATAAATAATCTTCCTGACTCGTTTCAACTCAATGTGCACACTATTCCCcttaaaacctaaaaaaaaaaagtactaacaATTGTTACGGATATGGGTGAATACAGAGATGTAATCAAGATTCCTGTAGATATAGGTTTCTCTTTAAATAAATCATGCATACAACTTAAAAATCACTACATATTCTTGAAAACATCTTTTTCCTTACCAGTAAGTGTGATTAACGTGTTAGCAGATGTGCCTGGAAGCCAATCAGATGGTATGTCAGCTCTAAGAACTAAAGGCTTTTCTCCTGTTCCATTTGGGATGAGAAACAGAGAAGAACAGCAAGATGGAGAAGGAGTCATGAGTCATTTGCTAATCATATTGTACAGTTCTGATGAGTATTGATAAGTAAAGAGCAAAAATTAATTGTGATCTCCTGATTGGCTGGaactattataataatattcataCAAGTtagaaaaaaatttatattactgtgataatgtttttattattaattataatatttattttaaactagaATGTTAATATAGAGTATCATATGTTTACTTCACATTTCTTTTGAGAgaagtattgttttgtttttctatgTTACCCAAACTAGGATGGAGTGAGCATTACCTGGTTGGAAGTGTAATGTGTGTAATTTTGTATAATGGAAGTATAGTGTGGTTTATCTCACCATTCTTAGCTGGATTGAGCTCCAAGGATGTTTGCTTAAGTTCAAACCGCACACCCTCAGACTGAAAGAGAAAACGACTACCTGTAGCACTCTAGATTATCTACTGAAAATATGACAAAAATCTATTGATCATtatattaacaaataaccaaatcaATTGCACGAGAAGTGCTTAAAGTGACAAAATCGCCATCAGACATACCACCACCTTCAGCGTCTTTATTATTCCATCATCATATGAATCAGATGTTGCAGCTTTCACCTCAATAGCATGATTTTCCAGTGTCATGGGAATGATCACATATGAAACCGCTACGCTGGAGTCTTCGTCAACAGATATCAATGTTCTGTGTTTGCCTTTCTTGCTGGCAGAGCTACAAACATCTGCTGACTCCATAAAGTCCACACGCACCTGGTTAAAATAACACAGTGAGACACAAATTAATATCTAACTTGTAtcgccaaaataaataaaaatttagagCAGGGATGTCAACTTTTTGCTGGAGGGCCACTGTTATGCAGAGGTCAGCTCcaacacagcaaaatccccagtgttaatttaacactctgagtgtggactcATATAAACACTAAAGTGGTGTTAAGGTTAACACTGAAGGAGTGTTGAGGTTAATGAgttaattaggtgattaacaaagtgatgattgatcattattgaagacaactgatgttaataagcagattCACCAAAGGTGAAAACCacaatttttaagcaaccattatagcggtcagtgtttgcattagttgggatcttgacccttaaatcttcagtgttaactttaacaccGCTTTAGTGTTTATATgagtccacactcagagtgttaaattaacactggggattttgctgtgaacCTGCTCCACACCAAAGACCTTGATGcctctattatttttttctattaaaagAATGTTAGGAACCAACTTTCAAAACTTTGCATTTTCAGGCCATTTACATGACAGCAATGTACTAAAAACAAAACGTACCCTAAACGTGACATAGAGGAAACTATCTAAAAAGTGCACAAATCAGAACTGAATATGAAATGTGTGATGATGATTTCAGTTTGATTCATGAGCAGCTCAAAAACCTCAAATGATACCCATGTATGCCATCATTATTCTAAGTTctaaaatcatttttatacaTCAAATCTGATTGACCTTCTTCTGCTTCTTTCCGGTGTAGTTGTGAATAATGGCTTTGATTTCCAGTTGTTCGCCACGCACAGCAGAGTAAGGCATCTTGAGGTCAATGAAAAAGGGCTTAAAAACAACTAGCTCCTCGGGTTCTGCCACACAAATGCCTTTGAGAAGGGACacagacacacaaaaagtttGAAAGCAACAACTACTGGATGACAATGACAATGATGTTTTCAGATTGTTGCATTTGCAGCTTCAACTTACCAAGAGTTGGTGACAAACTGACAGCCAAGACCTGCCAGGTAGTAATGGATTCTTTCAGGTAGATCAATTTTTCTGTGTGTGTACTGGAATATGAAAGTCATATGTTTACGTCAAATGAGATCAATTATTTGCTGCAAGTCAGGATGAGTATGATTGGAGCTCAACTTATAGCTTTTGTCTAAAAGTCTCCTACTCACCAACTGTCACATAAATCAATCTCCTCCCACTGCCAACTCTCAGGGAACTGCGTTCGTGACACAATGTCTTCAGAGTCTGTATATTCGGCATCAACAATATCACCTGTTGTAACAGATTAAGAGAGAATAGACCTTTTAGAACAAAAGGACACATAAGAAAATCACATCCAGTCAAATTTATTAGAGATCCAAACAAcagaggcacctattgttttgccaatttttctttttctaccTTAAAAATGCCTGTGCGTTAGAGACCGTAAGACTAGGTTTTAGTTCACAACCGTGCAAATATAAACACTAGaaccaaaattatatttttctctgagagccccgtttacactagtgcattttatAATGAAACCCATCCTCATCTACACTGGCATTTTCACTGCATTTCAGAAATAATCTCCATCCACACTACACAATTGAAAACgtatgtcacatgaccattcattcGCACTGGGAAGTTGTAACATTACCTCTGAATTATCAGTCATTTCCTCTGTGTGAACGCAAAACGAGGGGGTTTACAGCACCCCTGCATGTGACATAATTATTGTGACAATCCAAATCTATGAAGACTCTTACTTCGAGCTAGAATTAGCTCCTCTTCTTCGGTCTTAACATTTCTGTGGGTTTTCATCTTGTTGCAGCAGTGGAGGAAGGCTTTGACACATTCTGGTCCTTCCATGATGTACGTGGCTCGCCGTTCACACGTGTAGCCAAGTTTATTGTTCCTCATTGCATCAACGCAGCACTGCTTCAATTCACCTGAGTATTGTCCAGCTGAGAAGAGAGTGTTAGTGTAGAACAATGAGGGGAGCAGGAGAACATGGTAAAAACTACTGGGTGGAAAAGCAAATTTCTTTGAAGCGTGAACAGTGACCTAAAAAGATAAAGTTTCAGGATATTTCACACAGTAAAAAATGGCCTGTAGATCCTTTCTGATTTCAATTGTAAGAGTAGAGTTTTAAAGTAGGTCCAGCTTCTCACCCAATGTACTTGTGGTCTGCAGGAGACTCTCAGCTCTTCGTTTTCTCTTTGGAGGGGCGGGACAATCAGGCACTAGAGGacaattaatttgattaaattagCATTCTGTCAAAATCACTCTTAGAGTTTAAAGTACCCAAGAGTAGCAAGATTGATTTAGTAAGCATAAATAAATTCCAAAATAGTGGTAAACTGTAAAGCTGCTGCTTAATTAACTGTATGTATttgtattgcaaaaaaaaaaaagaaaaaaagaagagcaACCACAAAAAACCTGTTCTGATTTTGGTTCCTCCTGCAGTGTTTGACTCAAACATCAGACCTGCATCACTGAAAACACCCATACTGTCCGTTCCACCACCTGCCGTACAGCCGATTTCATGATTCTCTATGCTGTCCCAGATCTAGAAGCACAAAAAAAGAGATGTCAGTTATGTACATATTATGCCTGAAACAGTCATGAGCTGTTTTTGCTATTAAGTCTTAGGAACATTCTTCACCTTTGTCTGAGTGAGTCGGTTCTTGTTAAGGACGTTCACAGCCTTGTCAACCACCACCAGTCCAACTCTAGCTCCAGGATCTCCAGTTATCTGCAGATTGACCTTATCTCCTGTGCCATAGTAATTCATCTTTTTCTTCACCTCAAGCTTGAGCTGTTATTAAACCAGAACATGTTTATGTCAGAAAAATAGACCTAGCTGCTTGGCCTGTTTCTTGTGATGGTAGACATACCTGTCCCATGCACGTGTCCTTCACATCGACCCAGACTGAATCAGACACCACCTCAGATGAGCCCACATGGTAATAAGCCACAAAGCGGAAGGACGGCACCATGTCTTTGGTTACAGGCACATCCAGAGTCACTAAAGATTGTCCTGTCCTCTTAAACCTTTCTACTTTTACAATCTGGCCTTTACTCAAGATCTGTAAATGAGACAGACAATTTGCAAAACAGCTTTTTTGACACCTAAAAAATTTCAAACACAAGCAGAGCATAGTGATCAAATAGCATAATAAAGGATCATAATCAACAGATATTTTGTGGTGCTGCCGAATAAGAAATAACTATAATCTTTACCATGTAGGTGAAATCTTGATTTTTGAATCCTGGACTTTTTCCAGCACTCAGAGAAACTTTTAGTTGATCACCAATCTGAAGCTCAGCTGCATCAATGTTGACGTGCAGATAGTTTTTGGAGTCATCTTTGGGCTTGTAGGCATGAGCCGTCATCTTCTTCACAGCCTGCTGTGCATCGCTCTTTAATTTGGTATTTGCCTGGACAGACGATTTACATTGTTTTCTAATGTGCTGCGCACAGTTAACTCCATTCCTTGTTCAACAAATATGAATTTATCTATTTTCCACAAGATCACCAGTGATACCAATGTTGAGATGGCAGGTCTTACAGTGATCTCCAGTGTAGAAGCTCCTTCCTGAGTGTTGATGGTAAACTTCGCAATGCCGTTGGCTCTCGTTGAATGAATGGATTCTCCTGGTTTGACCTCCACTTCCACATTTTTAGCAGGCGTTTGGTCAGGATTTGTTACGTAGACCTTTTATAAAACCCAGAAcaaaaattggtaacactttatttggtaacactttagaatagggaacacttattcactattaactatgtcTTTTTCCTCAATAAATTCCTTTATTTTACGGTTACCCTTTTACCCTTTTTGTTACCctttattttacggtttcttaacgagttgcttattagcatgctcATTAATAGAATAtaagccatttattagtactaattaagcacatattaatgcattattctacatgaccttattccacatccctaatcctacccaatacctaaacttaacaactacctaacTAAATATTAATTAGGAAGCAGCAAAAGAGGAAATTATTGAGAAAAAGTCATATTTAATAGTGAAAAAGTGTTCCCTATTTTAAGTGTTATCCAAAAAGGATTTAAATTGTTCCACAGTTTCTACAACCATTCTTAACTTTCTAGTTAATAGGGGCTTTAACTGTAAAACTATTGGACTGTGCAGCTTTTTAACTGTTGATAGTTTGTATGTAAACAACAGTTGCATCTCGCTGCTTGTCagtgccacaaaaaaaaaaaaaatcactttactTTTCACACTTCACTTTACGCTTTACTGAGCAcaccggagccatgtgaggcactttttataatggatcaGAGTTGTTTTTGACTGATGGAGAGCAACACTTGTCTATGGCGTTCTAAAGCTTgtgagtgccaggattatttttaatataactctgattaaaTTTTTCTGaaggaagaaagtcatatacaccttggatgcatggagggtgagtaaatgatacgttacagtagtgttggtcctatcatcagcctgcgaAATTGCAGATGCATGGtcttatcattattgtgctcattcatttaattatttacatggatggaaaccagctccagcataatgCTTGTAAAACTATATACACTGTATGAGGAATACATCTCTTACGACACACTGCACAAATCTACAGTGTGACTCCGACGCACAAGGCAACGGGTACCAGCGCAGTTcgcagacactttagtcaatgcttgcatttataaAAGCAGCCCTGTGGCTCGCTGAAACATCCCAGAAGCGgttgtccatgctacatcgctaaagttaggcgaattaggcaggatttatttgaatgacatTCTAATGGACCACGTTGTGACATCATAACATCCGGGAAAaaaaacgctgtagtccaaaggagccgttcgtagAACTAATCTTCTTTTAGAGTTtactttgagatttgtaaattTGGAGATTTTTTTTGAATGCCCACAACTTACACAttacactggctaaaattcaaacagtgaaaagaaaaaaagaaaagaaaaaaaagcataataggacccctttaatgagTAAAATCAGCTACCGAGACACTGA
This region includes:
- the LOC141336574 gene encoding complement C3-like yields the protein MDVKLLFLTVVLLSSALLTLCDPLFILSAPNLLRVGSSENVFVEAQDYSGGNMNVMIRVKNYPKKDTEIWSKSVTLTVNNNFQILTDIKIPSDRDYFSDDPLKKQYVYLQAQFPSFTLEKPVMLSFQSGYLFVQTDKPIYTPASTVNYRIFSLTPNMTPRSEAGITVEIMNPQGIILSSTDVFPDKGIRSGHYAIPEVTSFGIWKVVTRFTNTPQTSFTADFEVKEYVLPTFEVTLEPSKSFFHVDDESLTVKIEANYLFGKKVDGNAFVVFGVMDGQMKTSITSSLQKVEISEGEGTAELTREMIIKTFPDINQLVGRSIYVSVSLLTESGSEMVEAQRRGIQIVKSPYTIHFKKTPQFFKPGMPFSVSVYVTNPDQTPAKNVEVEVKPGESIHSTRANGIAKFTINTQEGASTLEITANTKLKSDAQQAVKKMTAHAYKPKDDSKNYLHVNIDAAELQIGDQLKVSLSAGKSPGFKNQDFTYMILSKGQIVKVERFKRTGQSLVTLDVPVTKDMVPSFRFVAYYHVGSSEVVSDSVWVDVKDTCMGQLKLEVKKKMNYYGTGDKVNLQITGDPGARVGLVVVDKAVNVLNKNRLTQTKIWDSIENHEIGCTAGGGTDSMGVFSDAGLMFESNTAGGTKIRTVPDCPAPPKRKRRAESLLQTTSTLAGQYSGELKQCCVDAMRNNKLGYTCERRATYIMEGPECVKAFLHCCNKMKTHRNVKTEEEELILARSDIVDAEYTDSEDIVSRTQFPESWQWEEIDLCDSCTHTEKLIYLKESITTWQVLAVSLSPTLGICVAEPEELVVFKPFFIDLKMPYSAVRGEQLEIKAIIHNYTGKKQKKVRVDFMESADVCSSASKKGKHRTLISVDEDSSVAVSYVIIPMTLENHAIEVKAATSDSYDDGIIKTLKVVSEGVRFELKQTSLELNPAKNGEKPLVLRADIPSDWLPGTSANTLITLTGEEISQTVEQAINGSFMGRLIIQPHGCGEQNMIYMTLPLIATHYLDSTNQWEAVGMERRIEAVNNISTGYEGQLNFRKEDGSYGIWKETQSSTWLTAYVAKVFAMANSLITMDDNVVCSALKWLVLNKQLPDGSFKEDKPVRQSEMVGGVRGEDADASLTAFVLIAMQEGREICVNVVNSLHESIRKAVSFLEGRLPKLTNPYAVAMTSYAMANENKLNKDILMRHSTKGEAGRSWTVPREHYHSLEATAYAVLALVKAKDFDKAGEAVHWLNRQRSYYGGYGTTQATIIVFQAVAEYRTQVKDQLNFNLDVELSVPGRRRPERWTFKRDNRHLTRSDRMDINKEFTVTARGTGTATLSVMTVYYARPAEKKSDCAFFDLTVKMENDPETKQGAIESYNFTMEFFYKNDKTDATMTILDIGLPTGFDVEENDLKVLSTGKERYIQKYEKNKVLSERGSLILYLDKVSHKVTEKIAFTMNKKLNVGLLQPAAVTIYEYYSPDRRCTKFYHPEREDGALYRLCKGDLCQCAEENCTYQKKNNTNEDKRLNKACEGGMDYVYKVTVVGMDLKQDSDIYNLKVEKVLKEGTDDGVEGKRRSFLGRPSCRAHLGLEIGKTYLIMGRSVDLPKLGGSLQYVFGEHTWVEYWPTREESQTTKHRERYIGIDFLQNSLKGGCAT